The DNA sequence TGATGGATCGATTAGGGCATAAGGAAGGAGATGTAATTCAACATTCTATGATCACTAACTCTATTGAAAGAGCTCAGAAAAAAGTTGAAGAAAATAACTTTGGAATTCGTAAAAGATTGTTGGAATATGACGATGTAATGAATAAACAAAGGGAAGTAATTTACAGCAGACGTAAAAATGCTCTTTTTGGTGAGAAGTTAAGTATCGATATCGCTAACATGATTTATGATACTGCTGCTTTATTAGTAAGAGACAATAAACAAGATAAAAACTATAAAAATTTTGAGTTTGAGTTAGCAACAGTGTTTGCTATGGATACTCCTGTAGATGAAGCAGAGTTTAACAGATTATCTGAAAAAGAACTTGTTGATAAAGTTTTTGAACAAGCAGAAGCTTATTATAAAGAAAAATTAGAAAATACGGCACAACAGTTGTATCCTATCATATCTAACGTCTTTTTAGCAAGAGGAAACACATTTAAAAATATTTCCGTTCCTTTTACTGACGGTACAAAAGTATTAAATGTAACCACCAATTTAGAAGATGCTTACAATTCTGAAGGAAAAGCTTTATTAAAAGACTTTGAAAAAGGAATTACTTTAGCATTAATAGATGAAAATTGGAAAGAACATTTAAGAGAGATGGATGAATTAAGAAAGTCTGTACAATCTGCCGTTTACGAACAAAAAGATCCGTTGGTTATTTATAAACAAGAATCCTTTGCTTTATTTAGGGATATGTTAGATAAAACCAATAAAGAAATTATATCTTTCTTGTTCAAAGGAGGTTTACCATCTGAACCTGAAGAATCAAAAATAGAACAAGCTCGTGAAGTAAAACAAAAAGTAGTTGAGAGCAGAGAATTTGTTGAAAACGATGAAAAACAGACTCAAGAAAAGCCGGTTTCCGAACCATTACGTGTAAACAAGATCGGAAGAAATGAAATGGTACATGTGCGTAATTTGAGAACCGGAGAAGTTAAATCTTTGAAATTTAAACAAGCGCAAAGTCTTATAGAGGAGGGAAGTTGGATATTGGTTGATCAAGAGGATGAATAACCTCTAAAAAATATTATAACATTGAGCCGGAATAATAAAAAATTATTATTCCGGTTTTTTATAAAAAAAATTAAAACCTAAATGCATATTTAGCATGAAATCATTAGCAGAAATTAGAAACGAGTTTATTAAAAATCTTTCTTCGCAATATACACTTAAAGAAATAGATATTATTTTTTATGCGTTGGCAGAAACATATTTGCATAAAGATAAAATTACCTTAAAATTAGGATTGGATGAAATGCAAGAAGATTCTCAAATAAAGCCTACACTTTTTCAAACAGCCTTATTTCATTTAATTAGCGGTATGCCTTATCAATATGTGGTAGGTTATACGGAATTTTACGGCTGTAAAATTTCTGTAAATCCCCATGTGTTGATTCCCAGACCGGAAACAGAAGAATTGGTATCTTGGATTTGTAATGACTTTGAAAATAAAAATGAAGAGTTGAATATCATTGATTTATGTTCCGGAAGTGGATGTATTGCTATTGCATTAGCTAAAAACTTAAAAGCAAAAGTATCTGCTCTTGAAATTGACGAAAAGGCTATAAATTTGGCCAAAAAAAATGCAGAAAGCAATCAAGTACAGGTAGATTTTATACAGTCTGATTTACTTAATACGGGTCACCTAATAAAGAATACTGAAAAGTATGATATTATTGTATCCAATCCTCCCTACATCAGAGAATATGAAAAAGAAGGTATGGAGAGTAGGGTAGTCAATCATGAACCATCCAAGGCCTTGTTTGTACCGGACGATGATCCATTGGTTTTTTACAGGAGTATAATAGATTTTTCACTAAAAAACATGAAACCACAAGGAAGAATATATGTTGAAATTAATCAAGATTTAGGAGAAAAAACCAGACAACTGTTTTTGGAATACTTTAATTACGTAGAGTTAAAACAAGATATATCCGGTAATTTTAGGATGATTAAGGCTAAAGAGATAGCTTTTTAAATAAGTAAGTATATAGTGTGTAATTGTATTAAAAAAGTTAAAATATCTATTTTTGAAGTAGCATTTCATTTTCCATCAAAATTCATCATCGCAGGTTCTTAGTCAGCCAAAGTCATAGAACGTTCTTTTTCTTAAATAGTAAGATTAGATCTTCCTGCCTTTTCCAAACCTTACTTTTATAAGAATATAATGTTAATAATTAATATATATTAATATAGATAGTGTAAATGTTTGGCACAATTATTTTATTTACAGTAAATAAGGTTAAAAACTTAATCTTTGTCATTACTATTTAGATACAAAAGTGTAGTTTTTATCTGACAAAATTTATTGTAAATTTGAATTGTGAAAAATCAGATTAACATTGCCGATATTCCCGGAAATTCTCAATTAATTAAAGATTATATAACTAAGGAGGAAAAAATCGCATCTTTTTATGGAAGAAATTTATCACCTGAATCTTTACTTATACAGGCTAGAGAAAAAATTTCCAATTATAAACACAGGGAAAAGTTAATTGATGAATTGCAACGACAGTTAAAAAATTTACAATTGTCTGAAAAGCAAACAATCAATCTAAAAAATCTTAGTTTAGCGAATTCAATAACCATCACAACCGGGCATCAACTAAATTTAATGACCGGTCCGTTATATTTCATCTATAAAATTTTACAGGTAATAAAATTATGTGATACGATGAATGACAGACAAGAGGAATTTAAATTTATTCCAATTTTCTGGATGGCTACGGAAGATCATGATTTTGAGGAAATAAATCATTTTAATTTTAATAGAGAATTTATAAGTTGGAATGAGAAACATCATGATTATGTAGGTGAAATTTCAACCGGTGGATTAAAAACTGTCTTATCCGATTTTTATGAAGAATTGAAATATTATCCTTTTGGAAAGGAATTAAGAAAGATTATTGAAAAATCCTATTATACCGCGGATAATCTTTCAGATGCCACTCGAATTTTAGTTCATGAATTGTTTAAAGAATATGGTCTATTGTTTATAGATGGAAATACAGAATCTTTAAAAAAATTGTTTATACCGTTTATTAAAGATGATATCAAGGAAAAAAAATCTTTCCGAATCATTTCAAAAACAATCGAAAAATTAAAATCGAATCATTATAAAATACAAGTAAATCCAAGAAAAATTAATTTTTTTTATCATAAAAATAAAGAAAGAAACCGTATAGATGAAACCAATGGTAAATATTATATTTTAGGAAGCTGTAAAAATTTTAGTGAAGTTGAAATACTGGAAGAAATAGATAAACATCCCGAAAATTTCAGTCCCAATGCATTAATGAGACCGGTGTATCAGGAAGTCATATTGCCTAACGTTGCCTATATTGGTGGAAATGCAGAAATTGCATATTGGATGGAACTTAAAGATTATTTTTCTGAACAAAATATTCCTTTTCCTATATTGGTACCAAGAAATTCTTTTTTATTGATTAATGACAATCAAGAAAAAAGAATGAAAAGACTTTCTTTGAATATCAATCATTTATTTCTTCCTAAAGAACAAACTATTAATACCCTAGTAATTCAAAATTCATCCTATATATTTGATTTTGCAAAGTACGAAAGTCGTTTAAAAGTTATTTTCGATGATTTATTGAAAGAATCTGCCAATACAGATCCTAGTTGGAAAAATATGATTTTGGCTCAAAAGAAAAAGCAGCTCAATGGGTTGGAAAAAATAAACAAACGTTTTTATAAAGCAAATAGATTAAAACATAAAGAAATTGTTTACAATTTTGAAAAATTATATGAAGAATTATTTCCTGAAGGTAGTTGGCAGGAAAGGGTCTACAATTTTTCATTTTATTATGCCACAATGGGATCTGAATTTTTAGCTCGAATATATAATGAAATCAAAGAATTTCAAAATATTGTAACAGTATTTAATTTAGAAAAAGGGAAATAAATAATTTAATTACATTTGCAACAAAGTTATTTAGAAATGAAAAAGCAATTTAATACGCTGCTATTATTATTTATAAGTTCCTTGATGCTTTCGCAACAGCAAAAACATACTGTTATGGCGAAAGAAACGCTTTATGGGTTAAGTAAAAAATACAATGTTTCCATTGATGATTTAAAAAAAGTAAATCCTCAATTAAACAGCCGTACGCTTCAGATAGGGGAAATACTTAATATACCGGATAAAAAAGCTTCTTCTAAAGCGAATGAATATTTAACTTCCAACACTGCTAATAACACACAAAATATAGAAAATACACAAAACTTGGATTATTTTTATATTACCGTTGAGCCTAAACAAACGTTGTACGGATTAAGTAAAAAGTATCATACTACAATTAAAAGCATAATAGCCCTTAATCCGGCTATGGATAAGAACGGTCCCAAAATCGGTGAAATTTTAAAAATTCCTGCCAATTCCTCATTGGAAAATTCAAATGCTTATAATCATGTTTATAGTGATGATAAAAAGGATCAGGAAGAATTAAAAATAAATAATTCAGATTCAAAAGAAGAAATCAACATAAAAGATAAAAAAGAGTTAACTTCAGCAAAAGATGATCCAATAGAAACTAATAAAAAAGAAAATATTGAAAATCAGAATGATAAAGAATCTGATATCTTAAGTAAGAATAAATTACCTGAAAATGGTTTACAGAATGATGCTAAAGATCAATCATCAAGTCAAGCCGATAGTGAATTTAGAAAAGACGGAGTAAATGTGGTTTTATTTTTACCTTTCCATACCGGAGAATCTTCCGTTAATCCGGAAAGACGTATAGCTACTCAATTTTATTCTGGAGTCAAACTTGCACTGGATTCTTTGTCCAATAGAGGAAAAAGAGTTCATGTAAAAATATTTGACACAAGTAATGATAATAAATTCAGAGAAATTGTAAATACCTATGATTTTTCGAATACCAATCTTATAATAGGCCCTTTATTTAAATCGAACTTATTGACCCTAGCAGATAAAATTAAAAAAATTCCGATAATTTCTCCATTTTCTTCCAGCGATGACCTAGATGAACACGAAAATTTAATTTTATACAATACAAAAGATCAAATATTAGCTGAAAAAGTAACTGATGAAATGTTAAAAAAATATTCCAACGAAAAAATATATATAGTATATGATGAGGAACATTTTAAAACGGCTCAATTTATTCAATCATTAATTAAAGATAGAAAAAATAATGCTGAAGTAATTTTAACTAAAAATGCAGAAGATATTAAACCGGATCAGAATTTAGTTACTGAAGAATATAATAAAATTTATGCCCTATTAATTTCAAATCAAGATCCGGTAATAAATAAATATTTAGATACGATAACTAGTTTTGAAACTAATCAAGTACAACCTATTTCTTTATTTTACTCTTCTTTGTTTGATAATAAAAAATACGAAGAAAAACTTATAAATTTCGGATTGTTATATTTAGATACAAATTATGTAAATGAATTTGGTTTTAATGAACAAAAAATGATGAATTTATATAAGAAAAAATATTGTCATATGCCGGATAAATATGCTATTACCGGTTTTGATGTAACCTATGATATTTTGAGTCGTGTTGATGAAAAAGGGAATTTATCTAACGCAATTATGAAAGCTGAAAGTAAACAAGTCAGCAATAAATATTCTTTTAGAAGAATAAATAAAAATGGAGCTTGGGTTAATCAAGAAGCTAGAATTATTCAATTATTAAAATAACTTAGAACAAACAAAATTACATTTAACAATAAAATACTTAATATTAAAAAAAATTAATGAATTCATTAGTATTTCCCGGACAGGGTTCTCAGTTCCCAGGCATGGGAAAAGAAATATATGAGAGCAGAGCTGATATTAAAGAAATGATGAACTCTGCTAATGATATATTAGGGTTTAATATCATTGATATCATGTTTAAGGGAACCGAAGAACAACTAAAACAAACAAAAGTAACACAACCTGCAATTTTTATCTATTCCATCGCTTCTGCTAAAGTTAATGAAAATGCCCGAATTGAAATGGTAGCAGGGCATTCCTTAGGAGAATTTTCTGCATTAGTTGGAAATGGAGTCCTGTCTTTTGATAACGGTTTAAAATTAGTTTACGAAAGAGCCTTGGCGATGCAAGAAGCTTGTGAAGAAAATCCTTCTTCGATGGCAGCGGTTATAGGTTTAGATGATGAAACTGTCGAAAAGGTATGTCAGGAGATATCCTCTGAAAATAATATTGTAGTTCCGGCAAATTATAATTGTCCGGGGCAATTGGTTATATCAGGACACACAGAGGCAGTTAAACAAGCTTGTGAAACTTTAAAAGAAAAAGGGGCTAAAAGAGCAATTTTGCTGCCTGTTAGCGGGGCTTTCCATTCACCACTTATGAAAAGTGCCGAGAAAAGATTAGAAGAAGTTATTCTTAAAACTAAATTTAATACACCCAGTGTCCCAATATATCAGAATTATACTAGTAAAGCTGTTACCAATATTGAGAAAATAAAAGAAAATCTTATTAAACAATTGACCTCTCCGGTAAACTGGACAAAAATAATTCGTAACATGATACAAGATAATTGTTCGGTATTTACAGAAACCGGTCCGGGAAAGGTTTTACAAGGATTAATTAAAAAAATTGACAGTTCCGTTGAAGTTTCCTCACTTTCTAATTAAAAAAATTAAATAGAATACAAAAAAGAGATCTTATATTAAGATCTCTTTTTTTATGAAGAATATTTTTTAACGATAAATCATTAACTTTTTTTAAAACAAAAAGATTTTAAATCTTTATATTATCACCATTTAGAATATATGTATATAAAAATTTTTAAAACAGATTAAACAAAAATTCATTAAAGTTTTATACGGATATAATTAATTTGCTTTAGTAAAAGCTATAACTAACTAAACATTTAATTTAATTTATCGATCATTTTTAGTTTATATAGAATGTTAAACATATATTAAATAAACTGTTTCGATTTTGCGGTAATCTGTAACATTTAGTAGTTAAATTATACAAATTAGTAACTACAATTGCAAACGACATGATTTCATTGAAAAACATACATAAGTATTATGACATAGGTCATAATAAATTACATGTATTAAAAGGAATTAATCTGGAAATAGGAGAAGGAGAAATGGTTGCTATTATGGGATCTTCCGGATCAGGTAAATCTACCTTGTTAAATATTCTTGGAATATTGGATTACGCTGACGAAGGAGAATATCTATTAGATGGGGTTAAAATTGAAAAAGATTTAAGCGAATCAAAAGCAGCAGATTATAGAAATAAATTTTTAGGCTTTGTTTTCCAGTCCTTTAACTTGATAAGCTTTAAAAATGCTATGGAAAATGTCGCACTTCCTTTATATTATCAAAAAGTAAAACGTTCTCAAAGAAATTCCAGGGCCATGGAATATCTAAAAAGGGTAGGATTAGATGATAGAGCAGATCATATGCCTAATGAATTGTCGGGTGGACAAAAACAAAGGGTGGCAATTGCTCGCGCATTGGTAACACATCCTAAAGTTATTTTAGCCGATGAACCTACAGGAGCACTTGACAGTCAAACCACTTATGACGTAATAAAATTTTTACAAAAAATTAATAACGAAGGAAAAACTATTTTAATAGTTACACATGAACCCGATGTGGCGAAACAATGCAAAAGGGTAGTTCATTTAAAAGATGGTATAATTGAAAGGGATGAATTTATTAATCAAGAAGTTTTAGTATAATTTATTAACTATGTTTAATATAGATCGCTGGCAGGAAATATTTTATTCCATCAAGCAAAATAAATTAAGAACTTTTCTTTCGGGTTTTACAATATCATTAGGATTATTTATCTTCATTATACTTTTCGGTTTTGGAAATGGTTTAAAAAATGGCTTTTCACAAGCCTTCATATTGGATTCTTCCAGTACAATTAATATTATTCCGGGAAAAGCAACCGAAGCATATTTAGGTTTACAACAAAATAGGGATGTTACTCTTAAAAATGAAGATCTTGAACTTGTAAAGAAAGAATTTGATGAAAATTTAGAGTATAAAACAGCTACCATCACACAGCCTGAAAATGTTACTTACAGAACATCTTCAGGAATCTATACAGTTCAGGCAACTTACCCGGATAAGCAATATATAGAAAAAGCCATTATTACATCAGGACGTTTTTTAAATCAATCAGACATTATAAACAAAACTAAATTTGCCGTTATAGGTCGATTGGTAGAAAAAGATCTTTTTAAAAATGAAAAAGCCTTAGGTAAATATATAAATATAGGCGGAATCAATTATAAAGTTGTTGGTATATTCTACGATGAAGGAGGGGATAATGATGAAAGAATAATTTACATCCCTATATCCACTTTACAAAGTCTCAAAAAAAGTACAGATCATGTAAGCCAGATAGATGTTGCTTATTTATCGGACATGAAACCTAGCGTAGCTGTTAAATTAGGGGATGAGATTGAGAGAACTTTACGCTCCAAACTTAAAATTTCACCCACAGATAAAACCGGTTTGGTTATTCGAAACAGAGCCCAAAATATGGAAGATACCTACTCGTTTTTCACGGTGATTTCTTCTTTGGTTATGTTTATAGGATTTGGTACCATAATGGCCGGAATTATCGGTATTAGTAATATTATGGTTTATATTGTAAAAGAAAGAACAAAAGAAATAGGAATTAGAAAAGCCTTAGGAGCAAAACCATTCAGTATAGTTTGGCTTATCTTGCAAGAATCTATTTTCATTACAGTTATTTCCGGTATTTCAGGGGTTATTTTAGGTAGTCTGGCTCTTTATTTTATAGGTAATAATCTTTCCACCTATCTTATAGTAGATCCTTCGGTAAGTAAAGAATTATTAATTTTTGCAACGGTATCCTTAATAACTTTTGGTACGGTAGCAGGATTTATTCCGGCAAGAAAAGCTGCAAAAATAAAACCTATAGAAGCCTTAAGTTCAGATTAAACTATTTATTGAAATTTAATATCTTATACAAATGCAAATTTTAGATAGAGAAACATGGGTTGAAATTTACCATACTCTCAGCAAAAATAAGTTGCGCACCATTTTAACAATGATCGGTGTGGCATGGGGAATGTTTTTGTATGTATTTCTTTTAGGAGCTGCTAAAGGCGCTGAAAATGGTTTTTATAAAATATTTGACGGATATGCAACCAATAGTATATTTCTTTGGGGTGGATCTACAGGTGAACCCTATAAAGGATACCCGAGAGGAAGGGAGTTAGCTATACATTTGGATGATGTAGAATATTTGAAAAAACAAGTTCCTGAAATTGATTTTGTAGTACCTAGAAATGCTGCTTCCTCTGAACAAAGCGTTATAAACAGAAAAAATAAAAGTAAGAATTTCACCGTATTTGGTGATTTTGCTTCGGTATCCAAAGTTCAAAAGAAACAATTGATTACAGGAAGATTACTAAATGAAGAAGATGATGTTCAGAAAAAAAAGGTTGCGATAATCGGTAAAGAGGTTTATGAACAATTATTCAATAATAAAGAAAATGCTATAGGTGAATATATCAAAATTAACGGAATTTATTTTCAAGTAGTTGGAGTTTACAGAAATCCAAATTCAGGATTTTTACCGGAAGATGTGGTATATATTCCTTTTAATACCTATCAGAAAATCTACAATCAAGGAGATAAAGTAAATTGGATGGTAATTTCCATTAAACCACAATACAATGTTAATGTGGTCGAAGAAAAGATCAAAACAGCTTTAAGAAAAAAATACGATGTAGCACCCACAGATGAAAAGGCTTTCGGTGCTTGGAATTTTGCTGAGAACTTTAGAAAATTAACCAATTTCTTAAAAGGATTGCAAATACTTACTTGGTTTGTGGGAGGTTTAACCATTCTTGCCGGAGTAGTTGCTATTTCCAATATTTTATTAATAACGGTGAAAGAAAGAACCTTGGAAATAGGTATCCGAAGAGCTTTAGGAGCCAAACCGGGTGAGATAAGATCACAAATACTTATGGAAAGTGTGTTTTTAACTGTATTTTCCGGTCTACTCGGTTTTATATTAGGAGTATTACTTTTAATAGGAATGAGTTCATTTATGGGCGATGCCAATCCTAAATTTCCGTTCTATAATCCAACCGTAAATATTTGGAACGTATTAGCAGCCTTGTTTTTAATGGTAAGTTTAGGTTTGTTTATTGGACTTATACCGGCCCAAAGAGCAGTTCAAATAAAACCGATTGAGGCTTTGCGAACAGAATAATAGTCATATAAATTAGTTTAATTTTGGAAATTATGACTTTATCTAAAAAATCAGATAAGTGATAATACACAAAAGCAAATGCAATAGGATTTTCAAATTTTGAAAATCCTATTTTTATATCTAGTAATATAATTTTTTTAAAAAATTTTAATAAAATACTACCTTTGTAGTCATTCTCAAAAAATAAGAATACATGTCAGAAATTACAGCAAAATATTCTCCTAAAAACGTTGAAGATAAATGGTATAAATTTTGGATGGATAACCACTTTTTTCATTCAGAACCGAATGAGAAAAAACCGTATACTATTGTAATTCCTCCCCCTAATGTAACCGGTGTATTACACATGGGTCATATGCTTAATAATACAATTCAGGATGTATTAATAAGACGTGCCCGAATGTTGGGATATAATGCTTGCTGGGTTCCCGGAACAGATCATGCTTCCATAGCCACTGAGGCCAAAGTAGTTAACAAGCTAAAAGAACAGGGAATTAGTAAATTTGACATAGGAAGAGAAAAGTTTTTAGAACATGCATGGGAATGGACTCACACACATGGTGGAATCATATTAGAACAATTAAAAAAATTAGGTTGTTCTTGTGATTGGGATCGTACAAAATTTACCCTTGACGGTGATCTATATAATTCAGTAATTAAATGTTTCGTGGATCTTTATAATAGAGGATATATTTATAAAGGGAACAAGATGATTAATTGGGATCCGGAAGCGAAAACCAATATATCCGATGAAGAAGTAATTTATAAAGAACATAACGGAAAACTATATTTTTTGAGATATAAAGTAGCTCATGAAGACCATTATGTAATCGTAGCTACTACAAGGCCGGAAACTATATTCGGTGACACCGCTCTTTGTATAAATCCTAGTGATGAGCGTTATCAATTTTTAAAAGGAAAGAAAGTTATAGTACCGATCTGTAACCGAGAAATACCGGTCATTGAGGATGAATATGTAGATATGGAGTTTGGAACGGGAGTTTTAAAAATAACGCCTGCTCATGATGTGAATGATTATAATTTGGGTAAGAAGCACCAATTAGCTACCATTGATATTTTTAATGATAATGCAACTCTAAATGATAATGGATTGCATTATAAAGGAAAAGACAGATTCATAGTTCGTAAGGAAATAACAAAAGAGCTTAAAGAAAAAAATCTTCTTGAAAAAGAAGAAAATTATGTAAATAAAGTGGGAACTTCTGAACGAACCGGAGCAGTTATTGAGCCTAAAATATCGGTACAGTGGTTTATGAAAATGAAGGATTTTGCTAAACCGGCTCTTGATGCAGTATTAAATGAAGAGCTTAAACTGTATCCGGATAAGTTCGTTACTACTTACAAAAATTGGTTGGAAGACATTCATGATTGGAATATCTCACGTCAGCTTTGGTGGGGACATAGAATACCTGCTTATTATTATGGAGAAGGCGAAAATGATTTTGTAATTGCAGAAACAAAAGAAGAGGCTCTAAAGTTAGCTCAAGAAAAAAACTCATCCATCACACCCGAAACCTTACGACAAGAAGAAGACGTATTAGATACCTGGTTTTCTTCCTGGTTATGGCCTATTTCAGTTTTCAACGGAATCAATGAACCGGACAATAAGGAAATTAATTATTATTATCCTACCCAAGATTTAGTTACCGGACCGGATATTATATTTTTCTGGGTAGCCAGAATGGTAATGGCAGGATATGCTTTCAGAAATGAAAAACCATTTTCTAACGTTTATTTCACCGGAATTGTACGAGATAAATTAAGAAGGAAAATGTCTAAGCAGCTCGGAAATTCTCCGGATCCTTTAAAATTGATTGAAGAATACGGAGCAGATGGTGTTCGAGTGGGGGTATTATTAAGTTCATCTGCCGGAAATGATCTTATGTTTGATGAAGATTTATGTTTACAAGGGAGAAACTTTTCAAATAAAATTTGGAATTCTTTCCGTTTAGTACAATCT is a window from the Apibacter sp. B3706 genome containing:
- a CDS encoding valine--tRNA ligase, with the translated sequence MSEITAKYSPKNVEDKWYKFWMDNHFFHSEPNEKKPYTIVIPPPNVTGVLHMGHMLNNTIQDVLIRRARMLGYNACWVPGTDHASIATEAKVVNKLKEQGISKFDIGREKFLEHAWEWTHTHGGIILEQLKKLGCSCDWDRTKFTLDGDLYNSVIKCFVDLYNRGYIYKGNKMINWDPEAKTNISDEEVIYKEHNGKLYFLRYKVAHEDHYVIVATTRPETIFGDTALCINPSDERYQFLKGKKVIVPICNREIPVIEDEYVDMEFGTGVLKITPAHDVNDYNLGKKHQLATIDIFNDNATLNDNGLHYKGKDRFIVRKEITKELKEKNLLEKEENYVNKVGTSERTGAVIEPKISVQWFMKMKDFAKPALDAVLNEELKLYPDKFVTTYKNWLEDIHDWNISRQLWWGHRIPAYYYGEGENDFVIAETKEEALKLAQEKNSSITPETLRQEEDVLDTWFSSWLWPISVFNGINEPDNKEINYYYPTQDLVTGPDIIFFWVARMVMAGYAFRNEKPFSNVYFTGIVRDKLRRKMSKQLGNSPDPLKLIEEYGADGVRVGVLLSSSAGNDLMFDEDLCLQGRNFSNKIWNSFRLVQSWNVDSSKPQTIESKEAISWLKNKIAKTVTLINGDFEKYRISDALMNIYKLIWDDYCSWYLEAVKPPFGEDIDEKTYIETIAILEDLLKLLHPFMPFISEEIWQTIKKREIQESLIITSSVSENAYNESIISDFEVTKEIISSIRNFRSEKGLSPKESLTLIVKSSDKLENIATIKKLANISQIKDQLNENEPSYTFLVGKLEFAIPFTQTIDTEAEKAKILEDIAYLEGFLKSVNAKLSNEKFVNGAPQKVVEMERKKQSDTLEKLTILKESLKKL